The Elaeis guineensis isolate ETL-2024a chromosome 11, EG11, whole genome shotgun sequence genomic interval TGCATCTCCATGCTGCTCTCCGCATGCACTCCTCAACTGTGATCGAAGATTGATATGCATCTCCATGCTACTCTCCATGCATGGTTCTCAGCTATGGCCTTCATGAGTTGGGTGTTACATCGATCGAAAGTAAAGCTGACATGAGCAGAGATCGGGTGAGCCTATAGTCATCGATGGCCTTCCTGATGTCTGGGGCCTCAGCCTCCGATCTACTGATAATTTATCTTCCTCGATCGATGTTCGACAAATGATAGGTTTTGGTTGGTTAGAGTGTGACTCCCACAAATCTGAAGAATGAACGATCCAGATTCAAAGATGGTTCATCTCAGGTTGCCGATCTTCGACATATGCCAACATAAGATAGCTCGATGAGATCAGCCTCGACCTCAGATTGGTACTTTCTTGATGGATCTATGGATAGCTTGACCTCGAGAGTGGAGTCCATCTGTTATGGATATGTATCTCGACCTCACTGTAACATTCTTGGCTCCTGTCAAGCTATAAGAGATGGACGTCTGACAGGAACATCGATGTGATAGAGCTGACGGATACCCTATTAGCAGTAGTTCTCAACTCTTCAGCCTTAGATGATCTATTCTAGATTGTCCTCAACTGACCTATTCCAGATCACTTGAAGGACAAGCATCTGCTCCACACTTCAGTACCTCGATCTTGGATGACCTATTATAGCTCGATCGTGGCCGACCTAATATCCTCACCAGTTTCGTCTCTCTTTCAAATTGAGAAAGTCCAGATAGAGTAGAACTCCACGATCGAGTTTTTCGTAAAAGGCAAATATCTTCTCCAAATAATTTGTGCTATAAATCCAAAAAATTATCAGGACTTTGAGATAGATATGACTCAAACTTCTCCCCTATAAATTAAGGCTCCGAGACCCTCAAGGTATGCAATCAACTTCTCGCTCTCTCCTCTTATTATTTTTCATCTCCTGACTTGAGTATCAGAGGATCTTCACCGAAGAACACCACCCCCAGTAAAGACTTATTTTGCAAACCAGTGTTCAGGCGAAGCTCCAGTGACGGTTTCACCTTGGCCACATCCACCTCGATGACCGATCTCAGGTGAGGAGATTGCTAGCAACACTTGACGCTAGAGAAAGGGCCCTCTTTGGCTAGTTTCGAGGTCTTATTTCGAGATTAGTCTTGGGATTCTATTTTGAGAAGAGAAGGTTTACTATCTGCTGCCATGAGGATGCAACGGGGTGCATCAAATGCATCGCAATGCTCTAACGACCGTCAGGCCAATAACATCGAGCCGACCAATGCACCACCACCATCGGCATCGGAGAATCCTCCACCGACGGCACCAGCAATCTCCCATGACCAATATAACAGCCTTGTTCAGTAGGTGTAGGTGCTTTTAGCTGTAGTGAGAGGGATGCAACAAAACATGGAGCCATACCCCACCATAGAAAATACACAGCCAGTCAAAGGAAGATTGACTGATCGGTTTCCCTGTAGCCCAAGGGCGAGGGCTAGTCGTCAAAGCCGACATAACAGCCCACCTCATCGTCATTATAAGCTCCAAAAGTATTGCTGCCAATCTCCTGCCTAAGATCGATCATCGAGGTGGATGTGGCCAAGATGAAATCGCCATTTCGCTCAaacacctgcaaaataagtcctcACCGGGGGTGATATTCTCCAGTaaaaaccctccgacgctcaagtcaggagATGGAGAATAATAAAAGGAGAGAGCAAGAGTCGATTACGTACCTTGGAGGATTTCAGAGCCTTAATTTATAGGAAAGAAGTTTGAGTCGTATTCGTTTCGGAGTCCTAATGGTTTTTGGATTTGTAGCACAGATTGATTCGGAGAAGATATTTGCCTTTTATGGGAGACTCGATCGTGGAGGAGTTCTACTCTATCTAGACTTTTCAATTTGAAGGAGGGACGAAACTAGTGAGGATATTAGATCAGCTACgatcgagctataatagatcattTGGAGTCGAGGTACTGGAGTGTGGAGAGATGTTTGTCCTTCAAGTGATCTGAAATAGGTCGATTGAGGACGATCTAGAATAGATCGTCCGAGACCAAAGAGTTAAGAACTACTGCTGGCGGGGTGTCCGTCAGCCTCTATCACATCGGCGTTCATATCAGGCGTCCATCTCTTATAATTTGATAGAAGCCGAGGATGTCACAGTCGAGATCAAGGTATAGATCCACAACAAATTACAATTCTTTTGTTACCTTTCATCAATAATTATGGCGAAGACTATTCAATTTTTAGCATGAAGATGTATAATACAGTAATATGGAccccacttttttttttaatatcatccaTCTTGTGACAGAAAGATTTGTATAATTTAAAAGTTTATATAATGTAATCAATACAATCTAGTATTTCCATTATTGTCCTGTTCAATACTTCTGCTTTCTTCTTTCAGTTgacttgatttttttaaattaagcCAAACCATTATCTAGTTTGAAATAAACTTGATTCATGATTTTATCAAACTTAAAATTTAGTATTTTGTTTAGACAAATAAAACACTGATATCTCCTATCACCAAATTATTGAAGGCTACATTTGTGCAACCGCTGCAATTTGTAACATGCTTCTTATAGTATTTAGCATGTGCAATGCATGACTAATGATATGAATGGATATGATTTCTTGGGAAGAAAGAAGGAATTTTTCTCTTACTAAAGCAAAGGAGAGATGTGAAGGGTGGGAGGTATGTGGGATGGAtatagtttcattttttttttacttcatataTTAAATATTCAAAATATAGGAATATGACCACAAAACTTTTTCGATAAATGATTAGGTATACAAAGATTGAGATGGAGGCAGAGATAAGGAAGATATCAATctacaattttttattttattttattttattttggtggTGTTGGAGGTATTGCTTTCATGCAAGTTATTATTTATTTAAGAAGTTGTAGGCGaagtcaaaaaaattaaaaataaaaaaaaattatgtatatattcttctaaacattcaaatttatatgaatatcttttcaaaattaatatttatatgtatatcctcagaaaatatttattttacatatatatccttAGTTTTCTATTATTTTGCATATATATCCATATAATGTAATGCCATTAAAAAAATTAACAGTTTAAAATTCAAATGATTAAAATACCCTTATGGGTAgatgagcaaaaaaaaaatttataagagtacacatacaaataataattttacaaggatattcatgtaaatttgaatgtttaggatGGTATACAcgcaaaaaaaatctaattttatttttatctatttcatctaaATAGATTTAGGCTCTCTTACTCTATAATATAGTAAAATATTAAATAACATAACAATatgatgatgatattatataatattttatatattaaaataatatatattttttatttttagcaagATGGGACAACTCATTAAAACTTCATTCATACGATAAATAAGTACAAAAGATTTCTCTGACAAAAGAAAGAGGGAAAGGAAATAAACAGGAAAAAGAAGCATAAAAACTATTGTAAACCAAAACTAAAATATTAACAGCAAAATGGTTAATAGAAATTAATAGTCAACACAGTTTTTTcttatgaaacttttcatatttttaaaaggAGCCAGCTTCACACATACCACCATCAAACCTTAATCGCATCTTCCAACAACCCTTCTTGGTTTCAAAAAATGATGGCATGAGTGTTTCTCGTGTCTTCCAAACGTTCCATAGCAAGGAATTTATTGTCATAACCCACTTATTTTATTACTCTCTTTCAACACTAGTTACCTTTACTCTACTTATAGAATATTAAAGTTAAAAATTCAAGAAAGGCTGAAAGCCAAGGAAGAAGGCTTGCCTAGTCTTCTTTCATTCAGCAAAGCAAACTCTAGCAAAGCACTCGACAAGACAAAATCCAGCAATTACTCGACGTGAAAAACTCTAATGAAGCACCTGATGTGGAAAACTCGAGCAAAGTGTTGGCTCGGCATGCAAAAGTCTGATGATGTACTCGACATTGTTTGATGGAAGGAGGATCCGACTGATCATCCTTAGATGTGTGATGAGCGGGAGTATGAGCTGGTGTTGAGGAGATCTtcaatgaaagaaaaagagagagagtctaGCTAGTTGTCCTTGGATTGGCTTTGAGAGGAAGTATGAGTTTGACACTAAGGGGatcttcaacaaaaaaaaagggaggaagagtTCAACTGATCGTCCTTGGAGTGGTGATGAGAAGGACTAAGTTCGACAGTAAGAAGATCTCCAATGAAGGAAAGAGGGATACCAACAGTAAAGAAGAGAGTCGAGGAAGGTGCTCGACATTGTTGACGATGGCTTCAAGGGCTGTCTGACTGTCATCCCTAGCAACAACTTCATGAAATCTCAATAAAAAACTTTAAAAAGTCCGACTTAATTCGACTAACATGACCCAAGCTTCTCAAAAATTCtttatatgatatgatatatatagtagaTTTGATTTTATACTTCATACGGTATGATATATCTTATGCATTTCACAAaagcatttttgataaaatttttaaaataaaatataataagattataaattctcGTTGTTACGTAATGTTTAAACCTACAACTATGTCCATTCTGTTAAATATATAAGCCATCTATTtaatattagatttaaatatttttcttaGAAGCATGTTATTATACATTAGGAAAATCATGGATGGTTGTAATCtatctattttttagataaaataattttgatttatcatttgataaaaagataTATCTTTTATCTATGTAAgccaataaattaaaatatttattattttagttgcgAATGTTAATTTTTCATTGttaaaataagaaaagaattaacaaatcaagaaagatatatttattttaaattttttatatgtatacccttccaaatatttaaatttatataaatatctttATAAACTTGCTATTTACCTATgtatccttataatttttttacatatttatctataaagatattttaatttttttaattttaaactattaaatttttaatagatgATATgaatatacataaaaaaaaataaatattttttttaaaatatatatatatatatatatatatatatatatatatatatattaaaaaatatttacgtAAATTTGAATAATTAGGAGGTATACACGGAGAAAGTCCAGATAAAAATAAGGAACGATCAACCTCTCCCTCTGAACGGCCTGGTTACACGCTTCCAACTTCGCAATCCGACGGCCCTGGTCTCATTGTGATATAAGGTGGAGTTCCCACCCATGACACCCGCCTCCGCCCGAGTAAACCCTAACCCGAGCACGCGCGCAGAGCTTCCGCAGCGCAATGGGTGAGCCTCCGCCTCCGCCTCTTCCTCCTTCCATCATCTCCCCTTCATCTCTCCAATAGAGTGATCGATCCTTTTCGATTCCATCCCATTTCGTCGCAGCGCTTTGAGATCGTCATATTATCTCCTCTCTCAgaatcttgcttttttttttttttttttggccatcTATAGCCAGTGTTTGAGAGATCCTCCTCCAGCTTCTTGTTTTCTATCTCTTTGTTTTGGTTTCAGGGGCGTACAAGTACGTGTCGGAGCTATGGAGGAAGAAGCAATCGGACGTGATGCGGTTCCTGCAGCGGGTTCGCTGCTGGGAGTACCGCCAGCTCCCCTCCATCGTCCGCGTCACCCGTCCCACCCGCCCCGACAAGGCTCGCCGCCTCGGTTACAAGGCCAAGCAGGTGCCCGATCGTTCCATTTTACTTCCTAATCTGTGCCATGTTATAATTTTGGTTTCCGTTTTCGAGTCACCTCCCAAAGTGATTGATTTGTTTACTTTATTCTGTCAGCATTCCACAGTCGACTTTAGGTGGTAAAAAATTTCGCTGGAATAAGATTAAGCGGGGAATCGTATTCATGGTTGATAAGAACCAAATCGTAGAACTTGTGAACTAATTTTATTATCTTGCGTGAATAACTGTATTGCCTGGAAATAATTGTTGAAGCCTTGAAGGACATGGGACGCTGCGTACTTTAGGTTAAGGTCAAGGGATAACTTCGTAGCACATACTCGATGTTGGCAACCATTGTTGTAAGGGTCGGGTGCTAAATTGGATGTGATTTTCGCCCTTCAAGGTGAAGATATCGTTGCTTGTGTAAGTGTGATGAGAGGGAAGTCGAATGAAAAACAATTAAAATAGCCAATATTTGCTAGTATCATATGTTGATGGCTTTAAGTTAAAGTAAAAGGTTTCTATGAGACATCTTTATGTGATCATTTAACTTTTTTGGTGGTTAGAAAAAGTCATATGGATTGGACCAGAATCATCTTGTTTTCAATGAATTTCAGTAGCAAAGATATCTTAAGGCAAACAAAaaccatgatatatatatatagtcggtgataaaaaaattgatatcgaGGTAATGTGGGTTGACCATGTCAAGCATAAAAGAGATGAGGTTTAATCTGAAGGTGGTGCTCAGGAACAAACGATGTTTATGGAACATGTTTGTTCGATAATAACCAAGGTAAATTGTGATGATGCAATATATTGATGTAATCTTAATAGGAGATACTATAATGGCCTGGTTTAGTGATAGCATAATGAATAATGATATTGGTGATACTATGTGCCTCAGCAAGATGGTAATGAATTTCTACAATATTTTCCAGTGTcctttaatatttcattacatgcTAAAACCATTAGAATCCAAGAATGATTAATTACACTTGTGTTGTGAACAATGTCAATATAGTTCTGATGATTATGGTTGTTGTTTTCATGCCCTTTGCTTTTATTATTGCTTAAGTAAACCTGTATCATCTCTCTTTTCTGAAAAGGTATGTTTGTCATCATGATCAATTTTaggccttcattttttttttaaatttgttctGTTCCATAACATGCAGGGATATGTGATTTATCGTATTCGCGTTAGACGTGGAGGCAGAAAGAGACCAGTCCCAAAGGGTATTGTTTATGGGAAGCCTAAGAACCAGGGTATTACACAACTGAAGTTCCAAAGAAACAAGAGGTCGgttgctgaggagagagctggtcGTAAGTTGGGAGGTTTGAGGGTTCTTAACTCCTACTGGGTTAATGAGGTTAGATGGCTTAACCCAACAAAATGTTACTGGATTAATGTCCATTACCATTTTATTTTACGTACTGGTTGTATATTTTGGCTTATATTCATGCATATAGCTCTTGTCTCTCTTTGATCCCTGCAGGATTCGACTTATAAATATTTTGAGGTTATCCTTGTTGATGCGGCTCACAATGCAATTCGCAATGACCCCAGGATCAACTGGATCTGCAAGGGTGTTCACAAACATCGTGAACTTCGTGGACTCACTTCTGCTGGTAAGAAATACCGTGGCCTCCGCGGCAAAGGCCACCTGCATCACAAGGCCAGGCCATCACGCAGGGCAACCTGGAAGAGGAACCAGACTTTGTCCCTTCGCCGATATCGCTAAGCCTATCTGCTTGGCTGCTATTATGTGGACTACATTTCGATTATTAGCATCAATTTTGTCAAGTTTGTTTCAAGCTGCTGTTTAAGATATAGACTTCACACAACTGTTGGAAGTTTCAGAAATTTGCTCTGGTAGAACGTTAATTGGTGTCATCTCAGGCATTGTTGTGATCGTGCATTGCTAAAATCATACATTTGGGTCATTTTAATTTTATGTTTGAGTGGGTTCTATTTCCATCAACGACCTgcatttatgaattatatttacaTAATTTTAGGAGTTCTGATGGTTCCTTTAAAAAATTGAAGTGCCTTTCTTCCTATATGGACCCTTCGGTGGACTGCTTGTTCTAGATTTGGGTGATTGGAAACGCGTATCATCATTGTAACAGTAGTTTATGGGGTTGCATAAGCCACGAACTGCAGCCTGCATCTAATTGAAGCTAGTGCAAAGTCCTGATCCCCACTTTGATGGATTTACTGTCTTATGTAAGATGCTTTCTACCAAAGCGATGCTTCATTGGTGGCTCTGGATCATTTTTTTGGGGTAAGGGTGGTACTGGATCATTGAAGTCGGTCGCCAGTGTATCATTGAAAAGACTTGATATAAGCATGCAACCATTGGttgctttattttatttatagttCTGGACTAGTTCGCAATGGATACGGCAGGAGTATGATCTGTGAGAACGAATATCATTAAGTACATATGATTCATGTGGTTCATTTAGGAGTAGGATGTATGATGGATGGATCTGAGTCTGTCAACAGTTGCTGTGTGTTATAAACTTGGCCATGTGATATAAAaagctgaaaaataaaaaaattatttttttgtatttataaatttttaaaaatataatattttatggtGTAGCAATTTTATTAAGGATATATAAAAGTAATAATAATGGCTAAGGTAGTGATAACGGTGGTAGGGGTTATGCAGGGCAATAGTGTTGGAAACATTGACAATATCATGATGGTGATAATGATGGTGGGGATAGTGATGATGTGAAAGTGGTTGATGTAACAGTAGTGGTGGATATAGTGGTGGTGGAGGTAATGGTGATGTCGGTAGAAATGATGACAATAATAGTGATGGTCATGATGATATGGTGGAGGAATAATAGTGATAATGGTGTCAGTAGCAGTGATGGTGATGTGGTGGAGATGAAAGTGATGACAGTAGCAATGATGATGACGACAATGGTGAtagttaaaaaatataattttttattttaaaaataataaaaataaaaaatttatttttgaaaataaaaatataataataataataataatataattttattatattttatttttaaataatattttttttcgacATCCTCTTTATGTCACCTTTTCAAAGTTTTCTAAAATAGAGATCAATTATGCAGAGTTGTCGACTTTTTCTCTTTCAACCATTCTCCTTATTCTGGTGGCAGATCATTAAGTTGGTAAAATCATTGAGCTCTGGTATGCAATGATCTGGGTTTGAATTCTGATTACGCTCGTGTGTCAAGGTTGGGGGCAATCACTTCCTTTTTGTAAATGCAAAAAAGCTACTCCTCATGTTTACAAAATAAAACCGGCTAGGAAGATCTCATAAGGCTGGTAATATCTTCCGGCATCCAAACATGTCGTGTAAGACATGCAGTGATATCAGCTAAAGCAGAGAACATTCACGTTAGGTTTTCTGCTATTCTCTCTcgttatatatgtgtgtatatatatatcccTTGCTTTTTACTTAAATTTCTTTGTCCCTTTTCCTGTTTTAAAACGAACACTCGATCATGATCGGACTGGAAATTTATCCTCTGGTTCCTATGCTTGTACATGGTTgagttttttctctcttttttttttttttatctaagcATGCCTCATAACCTGCAATGCATTTTGATGATGCCTGGTAAGTTCCAATCTGGATTGTTATTGATGATGGAACTTTGACAGTCCCTCAGCCAGGCTCATTCCAGCATCGTACGCTagtaaatttgatcaaaattttctatctttttttttttttacacaccAGCTTGTGTTTACATGATCAATCAAACTATGTACTTGGCAAACAATCGAAGAGGTTTGGGGGGAGAGGAAATAATGGGAAATTAGACAAGAGCCATCACAGTAGTAGGAGTCTATAGGGATTTTCCATACAGAAATTAAATGCCAACAGCAGTATAGAACCAGAAACCCATTAAAATGCAACCttagaaatttaaaataaaaaatttaaacactGGAATGCTTTGAGATGCACAAGATATAACAAATGGGAAATATATTTCCCTGTTTATTCATTCAGAATTATAACTATTCACATACACCATATGCCTGCAAAACATGCAGCATCCACTAGAGAGCAAGCAACACACCTCCAATCATGGTGAGCAAGACTGCTACGTGATGAAGACAGCAAGGTAGGAGTAGGCACACTGGACATATGAAGGAACCTAGACCATGTGATGAAGCTTAGTTGGAACCGTCTGCAAAGGCACCTCTAGGCTGCTTGTAGCCATGATCAGGAGACAGATGCTCTGATGCAGCTCTTTTTGGTCTCAACTGCACAGACAAAGAATGAGAAATAAGGACACAGAAGAGATAGAAATGTGCTTAAAGAGTATCTAATATGTAGCTTCACCTTTTCTTCTGACTTCTTATAGAATTGTCGCACGAGGATATTTCTGGCTTCGGTTGATATTACTGCAAGGAGAGGCAACAATTGGCTGTTAAATGACATGTATCTgctgaataataaaaatatgacaTCAATATTATGACTCAAATTGCAGAGATAATGATGACATTCAAAGCGCTGTTTAGATTCTGAAATATTGGACACTAGTTTCTCATAAAAAGACActaaaattgatataataatattaaaatattagagAATTCTGCAAAACTTGCAAGCACACAACAAAAATGAGTTCTATTAACGTATCTGATTGTTGAGGCAGGATAGCTGGATATGTATTACTCCAGATATGATATCGAAACTTAAGGAAGATACAGAAGATAGATACAGCCAATCATGAGGCTAGCTGAGTATAACTGGGCGGTCTGCCCAACTCATTCTGCTTGCTCTGCTCAGGTAGCTTATCAAACAGAAATTAGGAAAAAAAAGTTTCCAGCGGCAACAGTAGTTCAAAATGCAATGGAAGTTCTCAATATTTAGTCCTCCGTCAAATAAGAATGTCCTTATA includes:
- the LOC105054203 gene encoding large ribosomal subunit protein eL15; the protein is MGAYKYVSELWRKKQSDVMRFLQRVRCWEYRQLPSIVRVTRPTRPDKARRLGYKAKQGYVIYRIRVRRGGRKRPVPKGIVYGKPKNQGITQLKFQRNKRSVAEERAGRKLGGLRVLNSYWVNEDSTYKYFEVILVDAAHNAIRNDPRINWICKGVHKHRELRGLTSAGKKYRGLRGKGHLHHKARPSRRATWKRNQTLSLRRYR
- the LOC105054202 gene encoding DET1- and DDB1-associated protein 1 isoform X2; this translates as MGSLLGDWPSYDPHNFSQLRPADPSAQPSKLTPVTYHPTHNRTLPPPDQVISTEARNILVRQFYKKSEEKLRPKRAASEHLSPDHGYKQPRGAFADGSN